The Calidithermus timidus DSM 17022 nucleotide sequence CCGGCGGGGCCGACAACCAGGTGACCATCCAGGCCGGCATCCAGCCCACGCTCAGCGTCAACGCCGGGGTGAAGTACGACCGCGACGGGGCGCAGAAGTGGGTGGGGGTGTGGACGCCGCCCAGCTTCAACCTCAACCCCTCCTTCAGCTACAGCGTGCCCAGCAGCGGCAACGGCCAGCTTTACGCCAAGATGGTGCTGGAGGTGAAGCTCTACGGGGTGGCGGGGCCCACCCTCGAGGCCAAGCCCTACGTGGGTATGACCTTCAACCCCTCCCCGGCCACCGCCACCGTGCGGGCGGGCCTGGGGGCCAGCGCGGCGGTCTCGGCCGGGTTCAAGGTGCTGGGGAAAGGCCTCGAGCTCGGCACCAGCCCCCTCACCTACGACAAGGGCAGGGACTTTAGCTGCAGCGCGAGCAGTTGCCAGTAGAGCCCTCACCCTACCCGCTCGGCCAAGAAGCGCCTCGAGGGGTTGACGTACTCCTCCTGCGCGGCCACGAGCTGGATTTCCCGCGTGCCACGCCGGTGGGTGAGCTCGAGCAGGTTGTACAGCGCCGATACACTGTTTTCCAGGCTCACCACCAGATCCTGGGTCTTGAGGTAGTTGCCCAGGAACAGCGCGGCGAGGACGTCGCCGGCGCCGTTGCGGGGGGGCTCGAGGGGGATCATGGGGGTTTGAACCACCCAGGCCCCGCCCTCGGCCACCGCCAGGGTCTCGATGTGGCCGCTGGGTACATCCTGGCGCAGCAGGCTGCTCACCAGCACGATGCGCGGGCCCTGCGGGCGGCTTTGCTCGCGCAAGGCGTCAGCGGCCTCGAGCGCCTGGTCCAGGGTCTTTATCCTATGGCCGCTGAGCAGCTCGAGCTCGAAGAGGTTGGGGGTGAGGATGTCGGCCTGTGGCACCACTTGCGAGCGCATGACCTCGGGGATTTCGGGCCGCACGAAGACCCCGCGCCCTACGTCGCCCATCACCGGGTCGCAGCAGTACAGCGCTTGGGGGTTGGCCTCGCGCACCCGCTCCAGCGCCCAGAGGATGGCCTCGGCGGTCGCGCCGGAGCCCATGTAGCCCGAAAGCACCGCGTCGCAGGCCTCGAGCGCCCCCCGCTCGGCGATGCCCTGCACGACCGCGGTGAGGTGTTCAGGGGTGAAGACGCTGCCCTTGTACTGCCCGTAGCCGGTGTGGTTGGAGAACTGCACGGTGTGGACCGCCCATACCTCGAAACCCATACGCTGCAAGGGAAACACCGCCGCGGCATTGCCCACGTGGCCGTAGGAGACCCACGACTGGATCGAGAGGATGTTGAGCGGCGCGCGCATGGGCTCAATCATAGCGACCTAGGCCGGTAGCTCGACAGCGAGAAGGCCAGCCAGCTCACCGCTCCGGCCAGCATCGCCGCCAGCAGGAAACTGCTGCGCACGCCGCCCACCTCGGCCACCGCACCCAGCAGCAGTGGGCCCACCAAGCCTCCGAGGGTGCTCATGGTGGAAACGCTGGCGATGGCGCTGGCTGCCGAGAGCCCAGGGATGTTGGAGGCCGCGGCGAACATCATAGGAAACAGCGTGGCCATGCCCCAGCCCATGCAGGCTATGCCCAGCAACGCCCCTTCTATGCTCTGGCTGAGCACCCCGATCCCCAGGCCAAGGCCCCCGAACAGCGCTCCATAGCGCACCACTTTGACCGCGCCAAAACGGGCGACCAGCCAGTCCCCGCTCAGGCGGCCCAGCATCATCACGCTCTGGTGCACGGCGAAGCCCATGGCCGCAACCGACTCGGGAGCCCCTAGGCCGCGCAGGTAGACCCCGCTCCAGCCCGGGATCGAGCCGTCGCTGATGGCGGTGCAGAAACCCATCAGCCCCAGGAAGAGCAGTGGCCCGGTGGGCAGGGCGAAGACGCGGCGGATGGGGAGGGTCGGGGTCTCGAGCAGCCACCGCCATCCCACGCCCACGATCAGCGCACCCACCAGCCCCACGAGGGCGAAGTGCAGGCGGGGGTGGAGCCCCAACCCCGCCAGCCCCGCCCCCGAGAGCGCCCCCAGCAGTGCCCCCAGGCTCCACATGGCGTGGAAGGAGGAGAAGATGGGCCGCCCGTAGCGGGCCTCGAGGGCGGTGGCCTGGGCGTTGATGGCGATGTTGAGGTAGCTCATCAGCAGGCCATAAACTGCCAGCCCTACGAACAGCAACACGGCGTTGGGCACCAGCGCCAGCGACAGCAGCCCCCCCAGCGAGGCCAGGGCCGCGTACCGCGCCGTCGCGCGGCTGCCGTAGCGGTCTACCAGGCCCCCGCTGGTGATGCTCCCGGCCAAGGACCCCGCCATGTTGCCCATCAGGATGGTGCCTAGCACCACCGCTTCCAGCCCAAGCCTCTCCGACACCGCCGGGATGCGGGCCACCCAGGAAGCGGCGATGAAGCCGTGCAGCAAAAACAGGCTCGAGATCGTCCCTCGAGCCCGCACCAAGCCGGGATCCAACACCACGAAAGCAAGTATAAAGCTCGGAGCGGGCCCCGGCTCGAGTGGCCGCGCGGCCACTCAGGTTGGGCTTAGACTTTGCGGGGCTTATGACTGTAACCTGTAGGAGTGCTCACGTGGCGCGATGCTCTGGATATTCTCGCGGTTGCTACGGTGTTTTATTACCTATACGTTCTCATCGCGGAATCGCGGGCGCTCAACCTGGTGCGGGGCCTGCTGGTGTACTTGTTGGTGTGGTTTATTGCGACCCGCCTGGGGCTCAACGGTCTTTCCTGGCTGCTGGGGAATGCCGCCACGCTGGGGGCTTTCGCGTTGATCGTGGTGTTTCAGCCGGAGCTGCGGGGGGCTTTGGAGCGCATCGGGCGGGGCCGCTTGCAGCGCCAGCCTTTGGCCGATGCCCAGCTAGGCGAGCTGGTGCGGGCGGTGGAGAGGCTGGGTGCCCTGCGCTACGGAGCCCTCATCGCCATCGAGCGCCAAACCCCCTTGGGTGAGTTCGCTGCGACCGGGGAAAACCTCGATGCTCGCCTGTCGGCGCGGCTGCTGGAGAGCCTTTTCGTCAACAAAACCCCCCTACACGACGGCGGGGTGATCCTCCGGGGTGACCGGGTTTTGGCAGCGGGGTGCGTCTTTCCGCTGTCGGAGAAGCAGGAGAAGTACCTGGGCACCCGCCACAAAGCGGCCATCGGCCTCTCGGAGGTCTCGGATGCGCTGGTGATCGTGGTCAGCGAGGAGCGTGGCACCATGCGGATCGCCGAAGGGGGGCGGCTTTCTCCCCCCTTGCAGCCGGTGGAGTTGCGCGAGCGTATCCGCGAGGAGTTGCAGGTCTCCGCCAACCTCTCCGAAGCGGGGTTCAGGTTTTGGCGACCGAAGGAGCGTGAGGGGTGAGCCGCCTGCTGCACAACCTCCCGGCCAAGCTGCTGGCCTTGTTGGCCTCGGCGCTGCTATGGCTGCAATTGCGTGAGAGCCAGCCGGTGACCGAGCGCTCCCTGACGAGGCCCTTGCAGGTGCTGGGCCTGGCCGGGGACCGGGTGGCGGTGGGATTGCCCGCCCAGGTGCAGTTGCGGCTGCGGGGGCCCTCGAGGCTCCTGGAGGGCAGCAACCTCACCCCCGTCAACGCCTACGTCGACCTCTCGGGCGTGGACAGTGGGGATTTTATCCGCGACGTGCGGGTGGGGCTGCCCACCGGAGTCGAGCTGGTGAGCCTCGAGCCCGCCCGCGTGGAAGCGAGGGTGGAGCGCTACGAGACCAAGACGCTCACGGTCTTCGTCTACAGCCCCAGTCAGTCGTTGATGGTGGAGCCGAGCCTGGTCGAGGCCAGGGGTCCGACGAGCCTGGTGACCCAGGCCTACAGGGCCATCGGCTACGCGGAGGGCGGCAGCGAGGTGGTGCTGCTTACGGCCGTGGACATCGAGGGTAGACCGCTGAGCGACCTCATCCTCACCCCCGACCGGGTGCGCATCACCGAGCGGAGCCCTCTACTCACCCGCAGGACGCTTCCCCTGCGCTTGCAGCCGGCTCCCCAGGGGTGGCGGGTGCTCGAGGCCAGCCTCCCCCCCAGCGTCGAGGTTCAGGGCGACCCCCAGGTGCTGCGACATCTGGAGCGAATCGAGGCCAAGGTTCCCCTCAAAACCGGACGCTTCGAGGCCCCCCTGGAGCTACTGCTGCCTGAGGGAGTGCAGGTGGTGAACGGGGTTACGGGAACTTTCCGCATCGAGCGCGTACAATGACGCGGGATGGCTGAACTCTACACCGTGCGCTTGTTTGGCGACCCGGTGCTGCGCAAGCGGGCACTGAGGGTCACGGACTTTTCCCAGATTCCCCACATCGCTCAGAACATGCTCGAGACCATGTTCGAAGCGCGTGGGGTGGGCCTGGCCGCCCCCCAGGTGGGCCTGTCACAGCGCCTGTTCGTGTGGGCGGAGTACCTCGACTCCGAGGAGGACGAGGAGGAGGGCGAGGACGCCGACCTCAGGACCCGGGTGCGCCAGACGCACGTGATGGTCAACCCGGTGATCACTTTCCGCGAGGGAGAGCAAGCAAGCACCGAGGGCTGCCTTTCGATACCGGGT carries:
- the pdxY gene encoding pyridoxal kinase PdxY; the protein is MRAPLNILSIQSWVSYGHVGNAAAVFPLQRMGFEVWAVHTVQFSNHTGYGQYKGSVFTPEHLTAVVQGIAERGALEACDAVLSGYMGSGATAEAILWALERVREANPQALYCCDPVMGDVGRGVFVRPEIPEVMRSQVVPQADILTPNLFELELLSGHRIKTLDQALEAADALREQSRPQGPRIVLVSSLLRQDVPSGHIETLAVAEGGAWVVQTPMIPLEPPRNGAGDVLAALFLGNYLKTQDLVVSLENSVSALYNLLELTHRRGTREIQLVAAQEEYVNPSRRFLAERVG
- a CDS encoding MFS transporter, whose product is MVLDPGLVRARGTISSLFLLHGFIAASWVARIPAVSERLGLEAVVLGTILMGNMAGSLAGSITSGGLVDRYGSRATARYAALASLGGLLSLALVPNAVLLFVGLAVYGLLMSYLNIAINAQATALEARYGRPIFSSFHAMWSLGALLGALSGAGLAGLGLHPRLHFALVGLVGALIVGVGWRWLLETPTLPIRRVFALPTGPLLFLGLMGFCTAISDGSIPGWSGVYLRGLGAPESVAAMGFAVHQSVMMLGRLSGDWLVARFGAVKVVRYGALFGGLGLGIGVLSQSIEGALLGIACMGWGMATLFPMMFAAASNIPGLSAASAIASVSTMSTLGGLVGPLLLGAVAEVGGVRSSFLLAAMLAGAVSWLAFSLSSYRPRSL
- the cdaA gene encoding diadenylate cyclase CdaA, with the translated sequence MLTWRDALDILAVATVFYYLYVLIAESRALNLVRGLLVYLLVWFIATRLGLNGLSWLLGNAATLGAFALIVVFQPELRGALERIGRGRLQRQPLADAQLGELVRAVERLGALRYGALIAIERQTPLGEFAATGENLDARLSARLLESLFVNKTPLHDGGVILRGDRVLAAGCVFPLSEKQEKYLGTRHKAAIGLSEVSDALVIVVSEERGTMRIAEGGRLSPPLQPVELRERIREELQVSANLSEAGFRFWRPKEREG
- a CDS encoding CdaR family protein, whose translation is MSRLLHNLPAKLLALLASALLWLQLRESQPVTERSLTRPLQVLGLAGDRVAVGLPAQVQLRLRGPSRLLEGSNLTPVNAYVDLSGVDSGDFIRDVRVGLPTGVELVSLEPARVEARVERYETKTLTVFVYSPSQSLMVEPSLVEARGPTSLVTQAYRAIGYAEGGSEVVLLTAVDIEGRPLSDLILTPDRVRITERSPLLTRRTLPLRLQPAPQGWRVLEASLPPSVEVQGDPQVLRHLERIEAKVPLKTGRFEAPLELLLPEGVQVVNGVTGTFRIERVQ
- the def gene encoding peptide deformylase gives rise to the protein MAELYTVRLFGDPVLRKRALRVTDFSQIPHIAQNMLETMFEARGVGLAAPQVGLSQRLFVWAEYLDSEEDEEEGEDADLRTRVRQTHVMVNPVITFREGEQASTEGCLSIPGLYAENVPRSLRVRVEYQDERGEPKVYEAEGYNAVVIQHELDHLDGVLYFERLPKELKAKWLEDNREELARLQRQAKAFLKELKVKG